The Meriones unguiculatus strain TT.TT164.6M chromosome 20, Bangor_MerUng_6.1, whole genome shotgun sequence region atgctgtttttttttgttttgttttgtttttgttttttcctgtgaatattcttgaacttTTTGTCTGGGGCACAGCTACTTCAAAAGTTTGAGGTTTGAGGATCTTGTTTTTCAACTTGGTTGTGCAGGACCAGAGCAGCCTTACTTCATGGCTATCTTCATCTCTAATACGAAGGCAATGGCCTTGTATGTACTTTACTTGGTACACAGTGTGATAATGTTTCCTTCCCTGGGTATTGAGAATAGAATGATTCTTCATTTTATGCAAACACCAATAGGTGTTTCCTCCAGTCCTTTGGATGGCTCTTTTTTCAGCACAGTGGCAAGCTATGGTGAAGACCGATTAGACTATGGTTATTTCTCTTGTCTAGCCTTTTGTCCTGTGTCTTTAGAAATTCTGGCTATAATTTTTCACTCCATGAGTTTGTTTTTCCTATTTTCCTGTTTAAGAATCCACTTAATATCAGTGGATTCTTTCAAATCAGTAGTActtccattttgatcataagacAGCCATACCAACAAACATATCCAGCTCTTAAGACAGGCAGGTTTTTCCGTGGCGCCTCCTGGGCCGTCGGCTGTGTCAAGATGAAGCTGAACATCTCCTTCCCTGCCACCGGCTGTCAGAAACTCATTGAAGTGGACGATGAGCGCAAGCTTCGTACGTTCTATGAGAAGCGCATGGCCACTGAAGTAGCCGCCGATGCCCTGGGTGAAGAGTGGAAGGGTTATGTGGTCCGGATCAGTGGTGGGAATGACAAACAAGGCTTTCCCATGAAGCAGGGTGTTCTGACCCATGGCAGGGTCCGCCTGCTGCTGAGTAAGGGGCATTCTTGTTATAGACCAAGGAGAACTGGAGAGAGAAAGCGCAAATCTGTTCGTGGATGCATTGTGGATGCCAATCTGAGTGTTCTCAACTTGGTTATTgtgaaaaaaggagagaaggataTTCCTGGACTGACAGACACTACTGTGCCTCGTCGGCTGGGGCCTAAAAGAGCTAGTAGAATCCGAAAACTCTTTAATCTCTCTAAAGAAGATGACGTCCGCCAGTATGTTGTCAGAAAGCccttaaacaaagaaggtaagaagcccaggaccaaagCACCCAAGATTCAGCGTCTTGTCACACCACGTGTTCTGCAACATAAACGCCGACGTATTGCTCTGAAGAAACAGCGTACTAAGAAGAACAAGGAGGAAGCTGCAGAATACGCTAAACTTTTGGCCAAGAGAatgaaggaagccaaagaaaagCGCCAAGAACAGATTGCCAAGAGACGTAGGCTGTCCTCGCTGAGAGCTTCTACTTTGAAGTCTGAGTCCAgtcaaaaataagtctttaagaatgaacaaataaatgatcataccttgaagaaaaaaaaaaaaaaagacaggcagaACCAGAGTCCCTGGCTAGCTTGATGAAGTAGAAGTTTCCTGCGACTCTCAGTATTGATTTCTGGACAACTCTGtaagaaagagatttttttttttttaatttttacttaaacctctgtgtttttttttttttttttttttttttttttggcagcaacttagtggttatcaattggagccAACTTCTGGGATAGGGATAAGGGCATGTGCCCACTTCTCCcctcagctctaggaccccatctggGGCAGAGAAGTGAAGGCCCTTTGCCTAAGATTAGAGTTCATGTGTGTTGATCCTATTGTGTTTCCTtggtgtctctctcctctctggcttttacactctttcCGCCCCTCTTCCATATGGCTCCCTGAGTCCTTGTTGGAGGGATTTTTATAGACACATCCTGTGTAGGGCTGACTGTTTCAAGTTCTGTCATGCTCTGCACATTATCCGACCTTGAGACTTTGTATTTGATTTCATTTGCTGTAGGAAAAAGCTTCTCTATTGATGGTTGAGCAAGGCACGGATGTACAAATACAGCAAAATGTCTTTAAGGAGTCATTTTCCTTTTTATGCTTCCTTGGCAGAGGAGTAGCATTTGGGTTTTCCCTAGACCCCTATCCTatgtagtctcaggttcttgcCCATCCAGGTAGTGTTGGGTATTGGTTCCATCCCACAGAGCAGGCCTTATTTCAGATCTTGGTTGGTGTTACTCCCACAGCCTTTATGCCACTATGGCACCAGGATATCTTGCAGGCAGATCACATTGTAGATGAAAGGGCTTGTATCTGGGTTGGGGTTTGCTCTTCTCCTTTGAGTATGCAGTGTACCTCCCAGTCCCATGATCACTAGCTGAAATGGTGAGGGCTCTAAGTAGGCACCATCTCAACTTTTCTGTGTTTAGGGAGCGTGTCGGTGCTGTCATCAGCAATAGTGCCTTATCCACAGGGCATTCTATTTTATTACATCCAAACACATTACATGCTTTCTCCCTGCTTTACTGTAATTATTCTAGTTACTCCCTTCTAAGCTGTAGTTCATCCTCCAATAGGACTCCCAGAAAAGGTTCATGAAGCTCTTCCTTGTTGAAACGTTGTCTGCACTCGTTATTCTTACTGGCTAAGACATCATAGAATCATATTTTGTTTCCTTGAGCCTCCATCTTGCTTATTAACCTGCTGTCCTTGGAATAGACTACTAAACTAATTCCCTTGATCTTGAGGTTTTTCCTATTAGTCCATATAAGATTTCTTTATCTGGAGTTTAATAACTTCATTATGGTGCCTCTATGTTGAGGTCACACTGGGTCAGTGATGCATGTGtttactgaagaaaatgtcttcacttgtatttttaatactttatatttatatttttgttctttatattcttgttattttttgtttttcatgtttgaaGATTCAAATTTTGAGCATGTAAGCTGCTCTTGTTCatctattatttttctcttctcagttcaaatgtgtttttattttgttttattttactaacTTTCCTGATGTCTGTGTATATCTTACTATGGTTTCTGCAGGTTGACTTAATCATGTGTTCGTTCCAATTTTACTTTCGTCTCGAATTCTTTTGTCATTTCTTTGCTGGTCTTCCTACACAAAATTTTAACTCTTGATGCACTTCCAGTTCCacgtacttttttttaaagttctgccCTAAGATCTTTCTTATAGAGGTGATTAGAGACTGATGTTGCCACCGTTTtcagttttactttattttaattgaCAAGGAGCAGCTGCACATATTTTGGGGGATATAATGTGATGTTTTGAtgcataaatatattttgaaatcatTAAATCAAGGCAATTAGCATAGCcattactttatgtttttttattattgagaTTACTTCAAGGCTTCTCTTTTAACCTTTTTGAAACATATAATATATCATTACTGATTATAACCTCTCAATTGTGACAAGAATGCTGGTCCTTATTTCTTCACTGTGGGGATATAGTATTTGAGCTTACAGTGTGTCTTTCTGAGACCTGGCTCTGCTTTGGTCATCTCAACTACATTCCTGCCTTTTACTTCCCCTCTGCTGCCTAGGAGAGACATACTGTAGCAGAAGTCCTTGCTACATTTTATAATTGTATACTCTTACCTTGAGCCTGGAGTTCTCCCGAGATAAGGTATTTGGCACAATTTGAAGTAAAAAGATTCCAGAAAGCTAAGCTAAATGGGGTGAAGACAAAGAACCAGACtaatagtctcagaaaagtctTACAGGACATCAATTCAGGGGAGGTAAGTAAATCAATTTTGTTTCTGGATATCTCTGGTAATCATCAAATAAAGAAAGCTATTGTCTGAATATgttgtgttttgttcttttttttttaagttccttaGTAAATGTTTCTTTTGTGGACTACAAACCTGCCGTCATCACTTAAAGGGAAAAGGGTTTCTcctagtccttgattggaatgAAAATGGAAACATATATTACTTGAtgggagctctgagaaagaagcaAAGGGCATTCACTCATACTTGGAGAGGAAGAAGTTAAGAGATAAATGCATGAGAAAACAGCAGGAGCAGAGAATGCCTAGCTTTGCCAACATTCAACATCCTACAAATACCATTATAATTGAACCTTACTAGAGGTTCTAACGTAGGCTGTTCTACAAAGTCTAAATGCAAAGAGATCAGATTTTGGGTTTAGATAGATCcgtcacttttttatttttatttattttttgtcacaatttattcattaaatagcctgattgaagttccctccttggagatccacatggagactgagctgccaatgggccacatctgaTCTGGGTGTCTAGGATTTTTCCATGCTTGGTCCTctgctggtgcatcagtctctgcaggatcccctggactcagatcctttagctttgttgatctccttatgggggtcctgtcccttccatgtccctctattcccactcctctcttcttccataagactccctgcactctgcccaaagtttggccctgagtctcagcatctgcttccattcccTGTTGGGTGATTTTCAGAGAaccctctacagtaggctcccatcctgtttcctctcttccaccgcttttggtatctatcctgtttgccattatgaatgagatttaagcatcctccctaggatcctccttagtgtttatcttctttaggtctgtagatggctatcctatattatatggctaatatctgcttgtaagtaagtatataccatgcctgtctatctgtttctgggttgcctcactcacgatgatcttttctagttccatccatttgcctgctagacaggatgtggagaaaggggaacactcctttgCTGGTAAAAGATCTGTCACTTTTTTATCTTAGGGATTATTTAAGGACTGAACACTTCCtcttgaagaagaagaaatgcaaataatAAGAAAGCAGTCTATACATGTAATTCATGTATATGTATCTTCATtagagataaaagaaaatatttatagcaTCATTAAGTTAACCAAGGATATAATTTAAAACCCTCACACATTTATTGCTCAAGTGTGTCTATTTATTGTTAGAGCAGTGACCTAGAGAAGAGGTCTTGCAGATGGAGATTTAAACACATTATAAACTTCTTTTGTTTATGTTGCGAGGGATTGGTAGACCACATCTATCATTTCAAGTTACCTACAAATCATTTGAGATAAACTAATGACAATGGTTTGGTGGTTCGGTTATTTACAGCTGATGGGCTGTGCAATAAGAGTGAGAggtagatgcacacacacacacacaccccatacacacgcactcatacacaccatacacacatacccccgcacacatacacaccacacacatacatgcattggGCATTTCATCATAAATAACAGAAATTTAGCTGGATTAAGGTAAATTTAAAGTTTTATATCATTACCAAGTTCCATATCTCACTTCTTTAATGACATTTTTGTACATGGTGCTTTACTGACCCTATGGTCATGCGTTCATTATTGAGTAGCGACTACAAGTCATACAGAGTCTCATAGTGAACCAAAATAATACAAATTCCCAATTGTCATGGAGTTTATAGTCTAATgtagataaatgaaaaaaaaaaaaaaaaaaagcaattaccAGGCTGGGGACATAGCTCTGTGATTCCAGATGCTCAGGAAGCCGAGGCAGAAGGACATAAAGTTTAAAGGCCTTCCTAGGATACAAATCAAGCCTAAGGATGGCAGCATGGGTAAGATaataagactctgtctccaaCAAGTCAAAAAAAATTTCTATGTTCATGTTCTACTACcgtgaaaataaaaacaagaatataGAAAGGCAAATCGAGTAGTCCATCAATCCGTTAACCAGTTACGAGCCATCCACCTGATGTTTTATTCTTCCTAAGAACCCCAGATAAAGCAAGAGCTACAGGAAGGGAATGTTGGCTCAGACAGCAGTGAGAGAAGGCTTTCCCAAGGGAAGAGAGACTTAAGTGCGAATAAACACAAAAATGTATTGTTGGTAGAGCAGCTCTAAATACTAGGTGTTCTGGGTACAGCCAGGGCGCTACACTTGCTAAACAGTAAATATAGAGTTTGTGGAAGATGCTGTGGACCACATTGCATCCTCGTATGTCTTGCCATGCATGTGGCAATAGATTGGGCTTTGAGGAAAAGGTAAGTTTCATTTTAATAGAATCTCTCACTAGAGAGAATGAACGGTGAGAGGGCTGAGTGGGAACTGGAGACCAGGCGGGGAGCCCCTGAAGTCATGAGGGCAGGAGATCCACATGGTGCAGCCTAGAGATATAGATCGTATTTTGAAGGGTAAAAGCAATAAGATCTACTATACCAAAATAGCagcatggggggtgggggtcagAACAATTCAGTTTTCAGCCCAAGTACTAATTTACTGAGGATGGGAAGATGGACAATTGGCAGATGAGAGTTAAAAGCATTCAGTTGTGGTGCATTAAAGTGATAGTATCAAAGTGGAGAGGTTGAATAGTCATTTGGCATACAAACCATGAAGTCAGGGCTGTGGATATGAACTTGGAGGATTATTTCTTATACATGAGACCAATTGAGATCATGTGAGAGATGAGTAAAGATGCGCAGATTGGGCCCGAGAATGTACACACATTCAGAcatggggaagaggaggagggttccacgtaagaggaagaacaggaagaaaagcAGCAAAGTGATAAATGTAGGGAGCAAAAATGATCAGGTTGGAAAAGCTTAAAAGTCCACGGTGGCCACAGAAGACGTTACTACAGGAAACCAGGCGAAAGGTACATAGGAGCATCTCTAAGAATTTTTGTAATTTCTATATTAGCCTAAGAGTATTTCTAAGAAGACATATTTAAAAGCAGAGCTATGAAACACGCTGCTACAAAGTCAGCCCAGGAGAGCACTTGGGATCCAGCCTGCAGATGACAACTTGGATCCCACCAGGATGGGGTTTAGCGGTTTCACGGAGGGATAAGAGCTATTTTCTATTAGTGTTTTCAAGAGAGGATGGGAGATGAGCATGGCAAGACAAGTATGGACAAATCCTTGGAAGATTACTACTGGGGATGAGTAGAGAAACAGTGTAGCACGGGAGCCCACGGACCTTTTTAGATATAGGCAAGAGCAAGCATCTCGCTCTTCCGATCTGTACCCTGTTTCTTAACGTAACATTTTAAGTCACCACATTCTATAGTTGCTGATGGCTCAACACTTTCTCTTGCCACTCACCCCTGAGTCACAATTCAATCTGTCTCTTTAAAATTCCTTTCTTAGTCTTTTTGCCTCCTGCCATCCATCCTTTTGCAGTGTTCTGTATTATTAGATGCATTTGTTTGGAAGGATCTTTCGCAGGTGTTGGGGGAGCCCAGGTGCACACTGGTGCTCATGCGTGTGGAGGTACCACCACCCACTTTTCTTGAGCCAGGGTCTCCGATGAACCTAGGACTTGCCAACAGGCCAGTGaacctcagggatcctcctgtctctacctccctgaacactgggattacaagctcaagcttgtatatattccttcttttttttttttttaaacttttcagttattatttttattttccattttctattttttttttaaccgtgCATTTTGGAGATGGATCAGACTGGGGTTCCTCCGCTTTCCTTGTGATCATGTTAGCAAGCACTATACTGAATGGACCACCGCCCTGGCCTCATAGGCTTTTTTCTGCCCAGGAAAATATGTTCGCTAGCTCTTAATGTTTCTAGAGGTAGGAAAATGTTCTTTTATATAGGGCCGAGGTTCAGATTTGTATGCTGTGAAAGTGTGCCTATGATGCACACATGTGTTTAACCATTAAAGGGCAAAAATAGTTGAGGAAGCATTGTAGGGGGAAAAAATAATGCTTCTAGATGCCGTGAGGCTACAAAGGGAACGGAGCATGTACGTACCATGCACAGCCTAGCTGAGGAAGCCGGGACATCCTGGCTGACCAAGGTTATGGGCTCGCTTCACAGGCTGACTCAGTTCTGTGGCAGCTTTATGATTCTGTGTCTCGAAGATCACAAATCTCAAGTCTTCTTGCTGTTTCCTTGAGCGACGCTTGCCAACACTTGTAACAAAGCTCAAACAGCCGTACAGAGCCTCTCTTTTAAGGGGAGTGTATGCAATTGCCCGAGCGGTATACGAGAGAGTACACGGAGACCTCCCCCTCTCCTAATCGCTTCTCCGAACGATCCAACAGCAGCGGCAGACAAGCACCCTGCTCCGCAAAGCACGTTAAACAGGACGGACAGACCTCTAAACCAGCAGCTTAATTACAGTCTAGGGCAGTGTGGCAAACCACGCTTAGCATTTCAAACCGCTGCATGTGTTCCTCAACAGAAGAGGAAAGCTCATCCCCAAACCCTGAAAGATTCTCACACTCTGCAAAACCAAAGGTGTCCACATAGTCTGTTTGGCTCGGTCTCAGGTTTCCAAGCTATTTTAATGCCCTGAGAGCTACCCAAAATCTGAGACACTTTCTGAATGCTTTTCTTCATCCTTTAGCAGCTCTGACCACCCTTTTTGCCTGTATGAGTCACACCTCCTACCCTAAAGGTTTTAGGTGGCGTTCTTTCAGTTGGGAAAGGAGAGCTTTGGGTCGGGTTTTCAAACTAGGCATTTTACCAGTTCAAGACACATCATCATCAACGCAGACATTTGTGAGTTATGATATGCTTATTTATTTCCCCCCTCTACGGGCAATCTTTGAATGTGTATACAAACTCTTAAGAATGTTTTCATGTGTTTTTGATTTGCATGACTAgttgatttaaatttttgttaaaagTCAGCATGAGCTTTTTAAGATCTGGCCCTCTGTATATGATCATCTAGCAGGATTATCTGGTAAGATTCCCGGCTGCTTCATGCTGTTCCATAGCGTGCATTTGTctgctttttatttcttcatgCCTTTACCAGTGGACATGCAGATTGTCTAAACTCTCCGTTCAGTGACATAGTCTCACCTACACCCCTTACATTATAAACTCAGAGATAGCACTTGTGTAGCGTGTGAAAAATACTACCTAATTTCACAAAAGCATTGTCATGTTGCTTTTCAGAACTTGCTTCTAGTTTATATACTTGCCAGAAGCCTGAGGTTTCTTACTTTCCTCCATCATTAGAGATCACATGAGACTATATGATTTCAAACTGTTTGCAAAGTGACAGAAGCAAACTGTTTTCTCCTTTGCATTTTTccaattactgttttttttttaaataactcatCATATTCTCAGTCATTTAGTTTTCCTCATTGTGAACTGTCTTTTCCTATCGAGTTTCCTATATTTCCATATTCATGGGTACAGTTACAGGGGTATTCTAGCCTTTGTGACTGGTAGGACTTGAATGACCCCACGAAATCTCACAGTGAAACTTAATCTCTTTTATGAGTTTTCAGGAGGTAATTCGATTGTGAAGATTCTGCCTTCATGAATGGACTATCACAGATTAATAGCTTAATGAGTTATCTATGTGTGGGTCATTTATCAAGCTTGGATCTGTCTCTCACCATTGTGATGCGTTTTGCTATGTCAAGACTCTTCagatattcttcttttttttttttttttttagtttttggttttttgttttttaagacaggatttctcttggcACCCATGGCTCTCCTAGacctcgctctgtagaccagatcgGCCTTAAAATGagagagctcctcctgcctttacctcccaagtgctggggttgaaggcaTGCCCCACTACCACCAGGCTATATAGTAATTCTCTATCTCTAAGAAAATCTTCAGCAGATACAGATTGTTCACCTTGGGCATTCCAGCCTTCAGAATACAGAGCTGAATAACATTTTGTTCTTTATAAAATTAACAAGTCTGTATATACCAATAAAGTACAGATTAAAATGAATCcattaaaacaaatacatttattttatctgagacaaggtcttgttacTCATTCTAGGTTGGCCTCCAGCTCAGTTGCATTCTAGGCCTAGCAGTGAAcaccctctgcctctgtcttctgagtgctgataTTGTAGGTATATACCATCACATTGTGGTTGGTTTTAGATGGAATAATCCTATTCAGATTTTTGCCCATCGCTTTGGTCCAACTACCAAAAGGACACTAGTTTTCTATGTCCTTAAATTAAGATGTAAAGATCTTCAGTCTATGACTCCTTTACCAATGGTATCCTTGGTGTTTTCATATAAGGCAAATCTACtaagttttgctttgtatttagtgctttgtgtgtgtgagtcttgTGTGTCCATGTGGCCTCAGATTTTTCTGTCCACCAAGTGGGaattggggatcaaactcaggttgccaagTTTGGCAAGAGTCACCTTATGCACTGGACCATCTTTCAGGCCCAGCTCAAGAATTTGAGGACGTATaaagaaatatattctttttttctctctcccatttGCTTTTGATTCTGAACCTAACAGAGGGTTAAAGTACCAGAGATTCTGCATAGCATGGTCTATAGGACAGTCTCAGGCATGAAGGACtacaattattttttaagtagatcAAGACTTTAATCTACAAGTTCATTTATGGCTGGGtagaaaatcaacaacaacaacacttaAAGCTCATCCTTtgtaaagaacaacaaaacagatAAAATGCTAGTTAGCTGATCAAGAATGGCACTCAAACTCAAATTAGAAATGAAAGgacacttctctttgcaacagatggacaCACCTTCAgtaaaccacaaccaatcaataTGGAGAGCAGTAGAGCCCAGGCGTGACAAAAACTCCCATTCCTAAGGCCCAGGCAACATTACAGAAGAGGGgttggaaagactgtaagagccagaagatcagaGTCTTTGCTGTGAGAGTGTGACTTCTAGGAACATCAGAAGCTactgcccaaacatgagctgaacaaggaggtcACCAATGATCATGCCAAACAACATGAGAAAAAGCTACAGGCAACCGAGGAAAGCCgggagcaggagagatggttctACCTAAGGAAGAGCACACAAATTAGTTGTCCAGTGCCAAAAAGTcttccttgaaaacatacatacaggtaacataTGGACTCAACAGGTTAAATTTAGGATATATATATGTCCTAAATTTAATTTAAGTTAAATGAGAGGAGACATTTTGCTACCAACTTTAGAGAAATAACATCGATAATATAAGTTGGTGTATTCCATCAAATGAATGATATGAAATGAACAGTGTCCTGGCAAGGTACAAGTTACTAACATAGCAGAGAGCTAGAACCAGTAATacaggacaaacaaacaaacaagcaaaaatcttATGGACTTTGATTCTGTATCACATGATTTTCTAGTGTAGACTAAGAAAAGAATATAACTTAATGATTAAAGATTAATGCTTCAAAAGTTTAATTCTTCAAAGttctgtaaaacacaggaaagaataCTTCTCAACCAATTTTGTGGCACCAAATCTCTCTGACATCAAAATCAAACAAAGACAtcataggaaaagaaaatcatAGGCCAATATCTTGAATGAATATTGGTACAAAAAATCcttaacaaaatatttgcaaatttaATTTAGTAATCTATAAAAGTTATATGTTCTTCGATGTATccagaaaaacagacacacagaatatttgtatttgtctgtctgtctgtctatctatctatccatcaatctatctatcttatctatttttctaaccaatttataTTTACTACAGGGATTTGGTTTATATCATTGTAAAAGATAAACACCTTAAAATCTATAGCCAGCAACAGTTGTGTGGTCTAAATTCCTGAAAAATGGAAAA contains the following coding sequences:
- the LOC132649468 gene encoding small ribosomal subunit protein eS6-like; this encodes MKLNISFPATGCQKLIEVDDERKLRTFYEKRMATEVAADALGEEWKGYVVRISGGNDKQGFPMKQGVLTHGRVRLLLSKGHSCYRPRRTGERKRKSVRGCIVDANLSVLNLVIVKKGEKDIPGLTDTTVPRRLGPKRASRIRKLFNLSKEDDVRQYVVRKPLNKEGKKPRTKAPKIQRLVTPRVLQHKRRRIALKKQRTKKNKEEAAEYAKLLAKRMKEAKEKRQEQIAKRRRLSSLRASTLKSESSQK